taaaaaaatttgtcattttttttcataaacacTAATTATACTATCGTAATatcgattaattttaaaatacattatacgtTATAGTCATTACATTCCTCTCAATAATAACGtctacgaaattatttaaaaataaactattacttataattaaaatacagattatgtaaaaatttagGTACTCTTGGCTTATAGTATtgcacaatattattattttacagaaactACTTCCAGGAACAGCCCAGGGAAAACTAagatatttcattgaaatatacaCACAATTATTAACGcggataatatatattatctgtatgtatgtatgtataacattCGCGTACTGAATATGTATAATTTCCTTTTGAATCAGACTGTTTTTGGCGAAAACCACATTAAAATCTATGTGTACAGACGGCGGGAAACgtcttgttttatactatataggaATAATCTCCTATCTGTTCACCTCTATTGACTAGAAGACATGGCAATTGATAGCTTATCAAAAAAGTAATGTATACATGATAAAAACGAAGAAGTTATTGAACTCTATTTATGTGGCCAAGttctcattttatatattaaaagattgaCTTTATAAACAGAtcttaaaatcataattaaaccaACACTttctgttataataaaaaatcgcaGCAGGCTTTGAAgaagtttttgtttatgttacaTCTTTTGAGTAATTGCCATAGATAATGTTGGACagaaaatagaaaatatgtcatataattttgatttaaatttttacaatttgtcCCTTCagaaatttcatttgaattagaCGTCTTTTGCGTAAAGGCACACTTCACGAATTCATTAATTCTTTTTACCACAAATACACAGGACCTtaggtattattattagataattaggctaaacgatttaatatttttatgagtagTTAGTGGTAGCTAACTGACCATTATTTACTTTCTACACTCattctatatacaaaaaaacattatctaaatcaatttgtttttaacattatattgtttaatatatttacttatatctactctgttaaaaataatGGCACCACAGTAGTAATTACAAACCcatgaataaaataacatagttgattatttctttatattttcataattatggtgttatagtttatttaaaaattgaataaaatcatCCCAAAGACAGAAACCGTTTTTATctgtttcacaatattttaattctaacaAAGCAAAGTTTGGTGGGTCTTCAAGTGATAATACATCACCATCTCtcagttgtttgtttgtttgataaacataattaattttgagcaaatatttatttaatgccctATCGAACCACTTCTGGAAAACAATTTTTCCACCAATTGGCGTTGAAACAAAACTGTCCAGTAAATTATACGGCTTAAAGGacattgcatttaaaattaCGTTAATATTTGCATCATGCCccattaataaaacaacattcgagattttattattgaatatatcaGTCATATATTTTAGAAGTGGTTTTGCTATATCTCTAGACACATGTGTTGTGTTAAAAGTGACATTATGATAACCAGCGGTAAGTGCCAAAATGGAATACCATTTTTTTGTTCCGTTTAATTTGCCCCAAGCAACATCTTCCATAGGAAATCCATTGtaatatgacattaaaaaatcatCAAGAGCttcattgcataattttaaaggtccCGATAGTTTGGGCTTTTTGCCCACCAATATTTCTAATTGATTTTTATCAGTAGTCATGTCACATTCTTTATCGAGTTTACAAAATTCTGAGTATTTGTAATTGAGAATATTTTCCATGGATTTATAGGATTgctctaaatttaaattgtctaaaacatttttcatttctttaagAGCAATATCCTTGAAAATGGCTGAAGAGTTATGAATTACTGGATTGAAAATGATATCTGTTTTATTTAGATCGGTATGGTGCACTGTAATATTACAATCAGGGAAAGCATTATTAACAAATGCTTGTGCAGAGAACAGGGTTCTTTGCATTGAATttgcataaacataaaattCTTCATCAGTTGGACAACTTTTAGATATTAAGCCTTCATTGTGCAACCAACTGAAAAAATATGTACCCATAAAACCTTCTAAAACAAAACCTTTTTCGGTAAGATATCCAGGCTTTTCTTTGAAATGTGGCCAAGGCTGTGGGGTCATTCTGCCAAGGTTTTTAGACAAAGGAGTTCTTACATTGTGTCTGCTTAATATAACTACTTGCTCTAGTCTCATTGATGgcacatttgaaaaaaatattaacacaaaaataatcactTGGGTTACcacacatattaaaataagaaatatcgtATTAATTGTTTCGCGTTTGTCACGCATGATGGTTGAAAACTTAACAAAGAAAGTGCATACTACCTACGTATAAAATTGTGTAAGATAAATGTGTAAATACAATGATGAAAAGGTCAAATAATTGtaacctaaaaataaattgtttgacATAGTGATATTTAATCTTGTTTGCACCTTATcatttgtatttactttaaatttaacacaTGTTTAATAATccttagaaataattttaacattagatctattaaaaaaaagcaataggATTTCTATTttgcaataatattgttttccaaatatacatttttttgacTTGACAATTGACAGAACACAGAACATGAGAACAGATTAAATATCGTACCTACTACCTACCAATTTTAAA
This Vanessa cardui chromosome 29, ilVanCard2.1, whole genome shotgun sequence DNA region includes the following protein-coding sequences:
- the LOC124542018 gene encoding glucose-1-phosphatase-like, which codes for MRDKRETINTIFLILICVVTQVIIFVLIFFSNVPSMRLEQVVILSRHNVRTPLSKNLGRMTPQPWPHFKEKPGYLTEKGFVLEGFMGTYFFSWLHNEGLISKSCPTDEEFYVYANSMQRTLFSAQAFVNNAFPDCNITVHHTDLNKTDIIFNPVIHNSSAIFKDIALKEMKNVLDNLNLEQSYKSMENILNYKYSEFCKLDKECDMTTDKNQLEILVGKKPKLSGPLKLCNEALDDFLMSYYNGFPMEDVAWGKLNGTKKWYSILALTAGYHNVTFNTTHVSRDIAKPLLKYMTDIFNNKISNVVLLMGHDANINVILNAMSFKPYNLLDSFVSTPIGGKIVFQKWFDRALNKYLLKINYVYQTNKQLRDGDVLSLEDPPNFALLELKYCETDKNGFCLWDDFIQFLNKL